One genomic region from Nymphaea colorata isolate Beijing-Zhang1983 chromosome 10, ASM883128v2, whole genome shotgun sequence encodes:
- the LOC116263428 gene encoding translationally-controlled tumor protein homolog, whose product MLVYQDLLTGDELLSDSFPYTEVQNGILWEVEGKWVVQGAIDVDIGANPSAEGGDEDEGVDDQAVKVVDIVDTFRLQEQPAFDKKQFVTYIKRYIKLLTPKLDEEKQEVFKKNIEGATKFLLSKLSDLQFFVGESMNEDGSLVFAYYKDGATNPTFLYFAHALKEVKC is encoded by the exons GGGACGAGCTCCTCTCTGATTCATTCCCATACACTGAAGTCCAGAACGGGATTCTGTGGGAGGTTGAAGGAAAG TGGGTTGTCCAAGGAGCAATTGATGTAGACATTGGAGCGAACCCATCTGCAGAGGGTGGCGATGAAGATGAAGGTGTTGATGACCAAGCAGTCAAGGTGGTAGATATTGTTGACACCTTCAGACTTCAG GAGCAACCTGCTTTTGACAAAAAGCAGTTCGTAACTTACATCAAACGTTACATCAAGCTTCTCACTCCAAAGTTGGATGAGGAGAAGCAAGAAGTTTTCAAGAAGAACATCGAGGGAGCAACCAAATTTCTTCTCTCCAAGCTCAGTGACCTTCAATT CTTTGTGGGAGAGAGCATGAATGAAGATGGCAGCCTTGTATTCGCATACTATAAAGATGGTGCCACCAATCCTACATTTTTGTACTTTGCTCATGCTTTGAAGGAGGTCAAGTGTTAA